Proteins from a single region of Apostichopus japonicus isolate 1M-3 chromosome 21, ASM3797524v1, whole genome shotgun sequence:
- the LOC139962888 gene encoding citramalyl-CoA lyase, mitochondrial-like has protein sequence MFRMLLKRVIGLQRPPTVFHAHISDGSILDRSMPNVNVTYQRVCSFHRSQARNMETKPRRAMLYVPGSDERKLKKLTDLEVDCAVMDCEDGVAVNKKVDARNTIRSMLDRLSCPGVRDLAVRVNSVSSGLADEDLMEIFKAERLPSTVMLPKVESKAEVQWFVKTVKSQLSKRSSQAPLRVVIFTETAIGLLRLPDILEECQRASDATLVFEGVVFGSDDFCASIGATRTADAHELLYARQKVVATAKAFGMQAIDLVYIDFKDSVGLEEQSLQGARMGFTGKQVIHPNQIPIVQTAFSPSEERIKWAQELISAFEQHQATGKGAFDFKGSMIDMPTVLQARNILKLAEVNS, from the exons ATGTTTCGAATGTTATTGAAACGTGTGATCGGACTACAGCGACCACCGACAGTTTTCCATGCCCACATATCCGACGGTTCTATTTTGGACCGATCGATGCCTAACGTTAACGTTACTTACCAACGGGTGTGTTCATTTCACCGTAGTCAAGCAAGGAACATGGAAACCAAACCAAGAAGAGCCATGTTGTACGTACCTGGTAGCGATGAGAGAAAGTTGAAGAAGCTAACTGATTTAGAAGTAGACTGCGCCGTCATGGATTGCGAAGATGGGGTCGCAGTAAATAAGAAG GTTGATGCCCGAAATACTATACGTTCTATGCTGGACAGGTTGTCTTGTCCGGGTGTGAGGGATCTTGCAGTACGAGTTAATTCTGTTTCTAGTGGGCTGGCAGATGAAGACCTGATGGAGATTTTCAAAGCGGAAAGGCTCCCGAGTACTGTCATGTTACCCAAAGTAGAATCCAAGGCGGAAGTACAGTGG TTTGTAAAGACAGTCAAGTCCCAACTGAGTAAGAGAAGTTCTCAAGCACCTCTCCGAGTCGTCATCTTCACAGAGACTGCGATCGGACTGCTTCGTCTCCCAGATATATTGGAAGAATGTCAGAGGGCGTCTGATGCGACTTTAGTCTTTGAAGGAGTCGTATTTGGGTCGGACGACTTCTGTGCCAGCATCG GAGCAACACGGACAGCCGATGCCCACGAATTACTTTATGCAAGACAAAAAGTGGTGGCCACAGCCAAAGCATTTGGTATGCAGGCCATTGACCTGGTTTATATAGACTTCAAAG ATTCTGTTGGGTTAGAAGAACAGTCTTTACAAGGTGCTAGGATGGGTTTCACTg GAAAACAAGTTATCCACCCCAACCAGATACCCATAGTCCAGACGGCCTTTAGTCCTTCTGAGGAACGGATAAAATGGGCGCAGGAGTTAATCAGTGCATTTGAGCAGCACCAAGCTACAGGAAAG GGAGCCTTTGACTTTAAGGGCAGTATGATAGATATGCCGACGGTCTTGCAAGCGAGAAACATCCTTAAATTGGCAGAGGTGAACAGTTAG